The window ATTCATGGTCGTTATTTCAACACAAGGTAATTTATTCCCAAATGCCAAAGATTTTATTAAAGAACTTATCTCAATTCATCCGAATATAACAACAGTTGTACAAAATATACATAGAAAAGATACAAAACTTGTTGTTTTAGAAGAAGAAAAAGTACTTTATGGTAAAGGTTATATTCAAGATAAGATTGATGATTTAATCTTTAATATTTCACCACGCGCTTTCTATCAAATCAATCCTGCACTCATGGTTGATTTATATCATAAAGCATTAGAAATGGCTAATATAAGCGAGCATGATACTGTATTAGACTGTTATTCAGGTATTGGAACTATTTCTTTATTAGCTGCTAAAAAGGCTAAAATGGTTTATGGATTAGAAATAAACGATGCCTCAGTTAAAGATGCGATTAAAAATAAAAAAGAAAATAAAGTTGAGAATGTAAACTTTATCTTAGGCGATGTTGAAAAGACAATTGAAGAGTTTAAAGATAAAGTAGATGTCTTAATTATGGACCCGACGCGTCAAGGTGCATCTCTTAAGTTTATTCAAGCAGTTCTAAACTTAAAGCCAAAGAAAATTGTATATATTGCATGTGATCCACAAACTCAATTTAGAGATATTTGTCAATTAACAAAAAATTATAATGTAAAAGAAATTCAACCGGTTGATATGTTTACCTACACAGCACACGTTGAAAACATCGTATTGCTTTCATTAAGAATGCGTTAACAAAGCCATTCATATAATAGAACAAGAAGCATTTTGCCCTTTAAAACTGGGTAAAATGCTTCTTTTTTACTTTTTGCCCAATATGGAAACATATCGAAATTAATGTGGAAACATCTAAAGAAGTTGTTTTTATTGACTCCGCAGTTTATTGTGATACAATATATCTATATGAATGAACGCTCATATAGATGGGAGATTAGTATGGATCAAAAAGATATAATAGAGTTTTGTGAATGTAATGTTCTTCACCCTGAAAAAATAGAAATAGCCCATAAAAACTTACTAGATAATGAATCTATTTCACTGCTAACTTTGTTCTTCAAAACATTTAGCGATCCCACAAGAATGAAAATCATATTGGCATTAAAAGAAACCGAGTTGTGTGTATGCGATCTGTCTGCTGTGATCAATGTCAGTCAATCCGCTGTCTCACATCAATTGAAAACCTTAAGAGAGAATCGTTTGGTTAAATACCGAAAAGTGGGGAATGTTGTTTATTACTCGCTTGACGATGACCACGTCCACGTGTTAATAACTCAAGCAATGAATCATCTAAAACATAAGTAGAATGGAGAAAAAACATGAAAGAGGTTAAATATAGTTTATCAGAAATTAGCTGTGCGAGTTGTGCAGATAAGATTGAACAAAAGATAAAGAAGTTAAACGGAGTTGAGGAAGGTTATTTAAACTTTGTTACAAAAGAAATCAAGGTACAAGTTGCGGATTCAACTGATACTGCAAGACTATTTGACACGATCAAAAAAATTGTGAAAGATGAAGAGGGTGATGTCGAGGTATGTGAACTAACCCCAAATGTCATTTATGCAATAGATGGTTTAGACTGTGCAAATTGTGCGGCTAAGATTGAAGAAAAATTAAACAAGACCGAAGGAATTTTAGGTGCCAACGTTGATTTTATAGCAAAAAAACTGACACTTCAATTCAAAAATTCGCTAGATCAAAAACGTATAGAAGAAAAGGTTCAAAAAATTATTGATAAAATTGAACCTGGCGTAACGATAGCACAATCAAATGTGAAGAATGAAGATCACGTGGATGAAGAATCATCAATGACGAAAGATTTAATCATCTTCGGTTTAGGTATCTTACTATTTACTGGAGGATTATTGATTGCTGAAGGAACGGTTTTTCGTTATGTATTACTTATACTAAGTTATTTCATCATCGGTGGAGAAGTTGTACTGAAGGCAGTCAATAACATATATCGAGGTAAGGTGTTCGATGAAAACTTCTTAATGACGATAGCAACTATGGGTGCATTTGCTATTGGAGAGCATCCTGAAGCAGTTGCAGTTATGATTTTTTATAAGGTCGGTGAATTTTTCCAAGACGTAGCAGTCAATCGATCCAGAAGATCCATAAAAAAATTGATGTCAATCAGACCTGATGTCGCAACGATTAAAAAAGGCAACACTTCTGTGGAAATGCGTGTTGAAGACGTTCAAACTGGAGAGATAATGATCATTAAACCAGGCGAAAGAATTCCGCTTGATGGTGAAGTGTTGTCAGGAACTTCCACAATTGACACAAAAATTCTAACAGGAGAATCTGTGCCTGTAAATGTTACAAAAGGTGAGATGGTAC of the Acholeplasma hippikon genome contains:
- a CDS encoding ArsR/SmtB family transcription factor, with amino-acid sequence MDQKDIIEFCECNVLHPEKIEIAHKNLLDNESISLLTLFFKTFSDPTRMKIILALKETELCVCDLSAVINVSQSAVSHQLKTLRENRLVKYRKVGNVVYYSLDDDHVHVLITQAMNHLKHK
- the rlmD gene encoding 23S rRNA (uracil(1939)-C(5))-methyltransferase RlmD, giving the protein MINKQNDDIFHLSLKASDFESLKVSAQLTKKQEIVETLFQKKANPIMKNPNPRGYRHKAVLSATNIKVGSNNQLRLGFFEEGSKKIKPRIGHFLHHPEIDEIFKTVEKLLVTYKFKAYMSNYKEGLIKHVLIRKSYAFNQFMVVISTQGNLFPNAKDFIKELISIHPNITTVVQNIHRKDTKLVVLEEEKVLYGKGYIQDKIDDLIFNISPRAFYQINPALMVDLYHKALEMANISEHDTVLDCYSGIGTISLLAAKKAKMVYGLEINDASVKDAIKNKKENKVENVNFILGDVEKTIEEFKDKVDVLIMDPTRQGASLKFIQAVLNLKPKKIVYIACDPQTQFRDICQLTKNYNVKEIQPVDMFTYTAHVENIVLLSLRMR